From one Lotus japonicus ecotype B-129 chromosome 3, LjGifu_v1.2 genomic stretch:
- the LOC130747160 gene encoding UDP-D-apiose/UDP-D-xylose synthase 2-like gives MARVDLDGNPIPPLSICLIGGGGFIGSHLCEKLMAETSHKAVVIDVSSEKINNLLDKSLPWADRIEFHHMNIKNDSRLETLVKASDLTINLAAICTPADYNTRPLDTIYSNFIDAIPVIKFCTENNKRLIHFSTCEVFGKTIGSFLPEEYRKDPKYFVLKEDETPCIFGPIEKQRWSYACAKQMTDRLIYAEHAENGLKFTIVRPYNWIGPRMDFIPGVDGPSEGVPRVLACFSNNLLRGEPLKLVDGGKSQRTVLYIKDAIEAVMLMIDNPERANGHIFNVGNPDNEASVKELAELMIQVYANVSGVPASSLSTLDVSSEDFYGKGYDDSDRRIPDMTLITKQLGWKPKTPLDELLQVTLKYQHETYSHAIKKELSKPSI, from the exons ATGGCGCGAGTCGACTTGGACGGAAACCCGATCCCGCCGCTGTCAATATGCCTCATCGGCGGCGGAGGCTTCATCGGATCTCACCTCTGCGAGAAGCTCATGGCCGAAACCTCCCACAAGGCCGTCGTCATCGACGTCTCCTCCGAGAAAATCAATAACCTCCTCGACAAATCTCTCCCCTGGGCTGATCGCATCGAGTTCCATCACATGAACATCAAGAATGATTCTCGCCTCGAAACCCTCGTCAAAGCTTCTGATCTC ACGATTAATCTTGCGGCAATTTGTACGCCGGCGGATTACAACACTCGCCCGTTGGATACGATCTACAGCAATTTCATTGATGCGATTCCGGTG ATTAAGTTTTGCACTGAGAACAATAAGCGTTTGATCCATTTTTCTACGTGCGAGGTCTTTGGGAAGACCATAGGCAGCTTTCTCCCTGAGGAATATCGGAAG GACCCAAAATATTTCGTACTCAAAGAAGATGAaactccttgtatttttggtccAATTGAGAAGCAGAGGTGGTCTTATGCTTGTGCAAAGCAAATGACTGACAGGCTAATATATG CTGAGCATGCGGAGAATGGCCTCAAGTTCACCATTGTGAGACCTTATAACTGGATTGGCCCAAGAATGGACTTCATTCCTGGTGTAGATGGCCCAAGTGAGGGTGTCCCTAGAGTCTTAGCCTGCTTCAGTAAT AATCTCCTTCGCGGCGAGCCGCTCAAACTTGTGGATGGTGGAAAATCCCAGAGAACCGTTCTCTATATCAAAGATGCAATTGAAGCTGTTATGTTAATGATT GATAACCCTGAGAGAGCAAATGGACATATCTTTAATGTCGGAAACCCAGACAATGAAGCTTCTGTGAAGGAACTTGCTGAGCTTATGATACAG GTTTATGCAAATGTGTCTGGTGTGCCAGCCTCTAGTCTATCAACTCTGGATGTGAGTTCAGAGGATTTCTATGGTAAAGGCTATGATGACAGTGATAGGCGCATCCCTGATATGACACTTATCACCAAGCAGCTTG GTTGGAAGCCAAAGACACCTCTTGATGAACTGTTGCAAGTTACCCTCAAATATCAACATGAGACATATTCTCATGCTATCAAGAAAGAACTCTCAAAACCATCAATTTGA
- the LOC130747158 gene encoding zinc finger A20 and AN1 domain-containing stress-associated protein 3-like, whose protein sequence is MAEEHRCQAPRLCANNCGFFGSPAMQDLCSKCYRDLQLNEQQSSSAKLVLNQTLAPPLSLSPAIPQPCSSSATTTEPVVVVVAPSAPSEKEGPSRCATCRRRVGLTGFKCRCGLMLCGSHRYPEKHECGFDFKELGREQIAKANPVVKGEKLNKI, encoded by the coding sequence atggcGGAGGAACACCGGTGCCAAGCTCCGCGCCTCTGCGCGAACAACTGCGGCTTCTTCGGGAGTCCGGCGATGCAGGATCTCTGCTCAAAATGCTACCGCGATTTGCAGCTCAACGAGCAACAATCTTCCTCCGCGAAATTGGTCCTCAACCAAACCCTAGCCCCTCCGTTGTCGCTGTCTCCGGCGATCCCGCAGCCGTGCTCTTCTTCGGCGACGACGACGGAGccggttgttgttgttgtggctCCTTCTGCGCCGTCGGAGAAGGAGGGGCCGAGCCGGTGCGCGACGTGCAGGAGGCGCGTGGGGTTAACCGGGTTCAAGTGCCGGTGCGGGTTGATGCTTTGCGGGTCCCACCGGTACCCGGAGAAGCACGAGTGTGGGTTCGATTTCAAGGAATTGGGGAGGGAGCAGATCGCGAAGGCGAACCCGGTGGTGAAGGGTGAGAAGCTGAACAAGATCTGA
- the LOC130747156 gene encoding protein ADP-ribosyltransferase PARP3, whose product MKVETRSHVHETRKQKAESKSHDAEHSPKKAKLETEDGQTNGKSATDVLEEYDEFCKATKEHLTSEQMKEILEANGLDSSGSNIEITRRCQDLMFFGALEKCSVCNGNLEFDGRRYACKGFYSEWCSCTFSTRDPPRKEEPIKLPDSVQNSLVSDLLKKYQDPSQRPQRDLSSVLDKPFTGMMISLMGRLSRTHHYWKATIEKHGGKVANSIIGATCLVASPAERDRGGTSKLAEAMERGIPVVREGWLTDSMEKQEPQPLEAYDLVSDLSVAGKGIPWDKQDPGEEAIESLSAELKLSGKRGVYKDSKLQDQGGKIFERDGILYNCAFSVCDQGRELNDYCVMQLIMVPENRLHLYFKKGRVGDDPKAEERVEEHENVDNAVKEFVRLFEEITGNEFESWEREKKFQKKPLKFYPIDMDDGVEVRHGALGLRQLGIAATHCKLEPMVANFMKVLCSQGIYKYALMEMGYDSPDLPIGMVTNLHLKRCEEVLLEFIEKVKSLKETGPKAEAVWSDFSQRWFTLMHSTRPFIFRDYQEIADHAAAALESVRDITLASHLIGDMSGSTIDDPLSDTYSKLGCSISPLEKNSDDYEMIVKYLEKTYEPVKVGDCEYGVSVENIFAVEPSAGPSYEDIVKMPNKVLLWCGSRSSNLLRHLHKGFLPAICSLPVPGYMFGKAIVCSDAAAEAARYGFTAVDRPEGFLVLAIASLGNEITELKSPPEDTTPLEEKKLGVKGLGKKKTDESEHFVWKDDIKVPCGRIIPSEHEDSPLEYNEYAVYDPKQVRISYLVGVKYEEKGTVMDTAE is encoded by the exons ATGAAG GTTGAGACTAGGTCGCATGTTCATGAGACAAGGAAGCAGAAGGCAGAGTCCAAGTCACATGATGCAGAACACTCTCCTAAGAAGGCCAAGTTGGAAACTGAGGATGGTCAAACCAATGGAAAATCTGCAACTGATGTTTTAGAAGAATATGATGAGTTCTGTAAAGCCACAAAGGAGCACCTCACTTCAGAGCAAATGAAGGAGATTTTGGAGGCTAATGGACTTGATTCCTCTGGCTCTAATATAGAAATTACACGAAGATG CCAAGACTTGATGTTTTTTGGTGCATTGGAGAAATGCTCTGTTTGCAATGGCAATTTGGAGTTTGATGGCAGGCGTTATGCTTGCAAAGGGTTCTATAGTGAGTGGTGTAGTTGCACTTTCAGCACCAGGGACCCTCCAAGGAAAGAGGAACCCATTAAGCTACCAGATTCTGTCCAGAACTCTTTGGTTTCAGAT TTGCTGAAGAAATATCAGGATCCGAGTCAAAGGCCTCAGAGAGATTTAAGCTCAGTTTTGGACAAGCCTTTTACTGGAATGATGATATCTCTGATGGGTCGTCTTAGTAGGACACAT CATTATTGGAAAGCAACTATTGAGAAGCATGGAGGGAAGGTGGCAAATTCTATCATTG GGGCAACTTGTTTGGTGGCTTCACCAGCTGAGCGAGACCGAGGTGGCACATCCAAACTTGCAGAAGCCAT GGAGAGGGGCATACCTGTGGTTAGGGAGGGTTGGTTAACTGATAGCATGGAGAAGCAAGAACCACAACCTTTAGAAGCTTATGATCTTGTCTCTGATCTTTCTGTGGCTGGCAAGGGAATCCCATGGGACAAACAAGACCCTGGGGAGGAGGCTATTGAATCACTCTCAGCAGAA CTCAAGCTATCTGGGAAGAGAGGGGTCTATAAAGATTCCAAGTTGCAGGATCAAGGTGGAAAGATATTTGAAAGAGATGGGATATTGTACAATTGTGCCTTCTCTGTTTGTGACCAAGGACGAGAACTAAATGA CTACTGTGTCATGCAACTGATTATGGTCCCAGAGAATCGTTTGCACCTCTACTTTAAAAAGGGTAGAGTTGGAGATGATCCAAAAGCAGAGGAGCGAGTAGAAGAGCATGAGAATGTTGACAATGCTGTTAAGGAGTTTGTAAGGCTCTTTGAGGAAATAACAGGAAATGAATTTGAATCATGGGAAAGAGAGAAGAAGTTCCAGAAGAAGCCATTGAAGTTTTACCCTATTGACATG GATGATGGAGTTGAAGTTAGACATGGAGCACTTGGACTTAGGCAGCTAGGAATAGCAGCAACACATTGCAAACTTGAGCCTATGGTTGCAAATTTTATGAAGGTTTTGTGCAGCCAGGGGATATATAA GTATGCATTGATGGAGATGGGTTATGATTCACCAGACCTTCCAATAGGAATGGTTACAAATCTTCACCTGAAAAGAT GTGAGGAAGTCTTGTTAGAATTCATAGAGAAGGTGAAGTCATTGAAAGAGACTGGGCCAAAGGCTGAGGCTGTTTGGTCTGATTTTAGCCAGAGATGGTTCACACTGATGCACTCCACAAGGCCTTTCATTTTTAGGGATTATCAGGAGATTGCAGATCAT GCTGCTGCTGCCTTGGAGAGTGTTCGAGACATAACCCTTGCTTCTCACCTCATAGGAGATATGAGTGGCTCTACCATTGATGACCCATTGTCAGACACATATAGTAAATTGGGTTGCTCAATTTCTCCCTTGGAGAAAAATTCAGATGATTATGAGATGATTGTGAAGTACCTTGAAAAAACTTATGAACCAGTCAAAGTTGGTGACTGT GAATATGGGGTGTcagttgaaaatatttttgctgTGGAACCAAGTGCTGGTCCTTCCTATGAAGACATAGTCAAGATGCCAAATAAGGTTCTTCTATGGTGTG GATCACGAAGCTCAAATCTTCTGAGGCACTTGCACAAGGGGTTCTTGCCAGCAATATGCTCGCTACCAGTTCCGGGTTATATG TTTGGCAAAGCTATTGTTTGCTCCGATGCTGCAGCAGAGGCTGCTAGGTATGGTTTCACTGCTGTGGACAGGCCAGAAGGGTTCTTGGTTTTGGCCATTGCTTCTCTAGGAAATGAGATTACCGAGTTGAAAAGCCCACCAGAG GATACAACACCTTTGGAGGAAAAGAAGCTTGGAGTGAAGgggttggggaagaagaaaaCAGATGAATCAGAACATTTTGTTTGGAAAGATGACATAAAAGTCCCTTGTGGACGAATAATTCCATCAGAGCATGAAGATAGCCCCCTGGAATATAATGAATATGCTGTCTACGATCCTAAGCAG GTACGTATAAGCTACTTGGTGGGAGTGAAGTATGAAGAGAAAGGCACTGTGATGGACACAGCAGAGtga
- the LOC130747159 gene encoding uncharacterized protein LOC130747159 produces MGKREKQKVKEKHGRSQRGRDYYLQDEQHDGDDEDKQHDGDAYNSGVEETEDGEAKNHQHPSHDLPSKFLLYQQSVQSPKGDISYLQKFFLMYVGGRMPLHLQEDFCGTAFLSMEWLRSDPRKTAIGLDLDLEALNWCMENNIPKVGADGFSRISLFHGNVLQPLQSKLVKTDPQEMVRNISLSQNSETLETGVLESDTQTSSVAQDVELTKRNFPLPGRDIVCAFNYSCCCLHKRADLILYFKHARDALSTKGGIFVMDLYGGSSSEHKLRLQRRFPNFTYVWEQAEFDIIQRKTRISLHFHLKKEQRKIRHAFSYSWRLWTLPEIRDCLEEAGFRSVHFWIREMPDTSEITRTEGFGTGKDVKYEETTSFQQQDSWNAYIVGVA; encoded by the exons taaacAACACGACGGTGATGCTTACAACAGCggggtagaagaaactgaaGACGGTGAAGCCAAAAATCACCAACACCCATCACATGATTTGCCTTCGAAGTTCCTTCTTTATCAGCAATCTGTGCAG TCTCCCAAAGGAGACataagttatttgcaaaagttCTTTCTCATGTACGTCGGTGGAAGGATGCCCCTCCATCTCCAAGAAGATTTCTGTGGCACTGCGTTTCTTAG TATGGAATGGCTGCGCAGTGATCCAAGAAAGACAGCAATAGGATTAGATTTGGATCTTGAGGCACTTAATTGGTGCATGGAAAACAACATACCTAAAGTTGGGGCTGATGGGTTTTCTAGAATATCTCTCTTTCATGGGAATGTCCTACAACCTCTTCAATCTAAACTCGTGAAAACGGATCCCCAGGAGATGGTGAGGAACATTTCGCTCTCACAGAATAGTGAGACTCTGGAGACTGGTGTGCTGGAGTCTGACACTCAAACAAGCTCTGTTGCTCAAGATGTGGAGTTAACAAAGAGAAACTTTCCACTTCCTGGAAGAGATATTGTGTGTGCTTTTAACTACAGCTGCTGCTGTCTACATAAACGAGCAGATCTGATTTTGTATTTCAAGCATGCCCGTGATGCCTTGTCAACTAAAGGTGGAATTTTTGTGATGGATTTGTATGGGGGTTCATCTTCAGAACACAAGTTAAGGCTTCAGAGAAGGTTTCCTAATTTTACG TATGTGTGGGAGCAAGCTGAATTTGATATTATTCAAAGGAAAACAAGGATTAGTCTCCATTTTCATCTCAAAAAGGAGCAGAGAAAAATTCGTCATGCATTTTCATACAGCTGGCGact GTGGACATTGCCTGAGATCAGGGATTGCTTAGAAGAGGCAGGATTTCGGTCTGTTCACTTTTGGATTCGAGAGATGCCAGACACTTCAGAAATTACAAGAACGGAGGGATTTGGTACGGGAAAAGATGTTAAATATGAAGAGACAACAAGTTTTCAGCAACAGGATTCATGGAACGCTTACATAGTTGGTGTTGCATAG
- the LOC130747157 gene encoding beta-1,6-galactosyltransferase GALT29A codes for MPKVPEEKDGSEKETPKISIDPFPHLASTKPYFLPWKPMKRTVRPLFVLLLLLVFIATLTSRAVVGRRLLSIELETRVINHNPPPQLNTTLLHHAAVEIGEAKLRQEIQQLLDGNFGSQARHRTFVSWRRFIHHDVDNRNGLPANLRSPLFYRYWLDFRRVLHDWSRKRRFQPGIMSELTRSVKIPLDRYNNAAAAAGSGEKRYSSCAVVGNSGILLNSNHGSLIDAHEVVMRLNNARVENYEYKVGKKTSISFVNSNILHLCARRAGCFCHPYGPNVPIVMYICQAMHFLDYTVCNGSHRAPLLVTDPQFDVLCARIVKYYSLKRFVEGTGKGLEQWGSAHDGALFHYSSGMQAVMLALGICDRVSIFGFGKSNSAKHHYHTNQKVELHLHDYEAEYEFYRDLVDGNKPIPFLSDKFKIPPVVMYH; via the coding sequence ATGCCGAAGGTTCCAGAAGAAAAAGATGGATCTGAAAAGGAAACACCCAAAATCTCCATCGATCCCTTTCCACATTTAGCATCAACCAAACCCTATTTTCTTCCCTGGAAGCCGATGAAACGCACCGTTCGGCCTCTATTcgttctcctcctccttctcgtCTTCATCGCCACGCTCACCTCACGCGCTGTCGTCGGCCGTCGCCTCCTCTCCATCGAGCTCGAAACCCGCGTCATCAACCACAACCCGCCGCCGCAGCTCAACACCACGCTCCTCCACCACGCCGCAGTCGAGATCGGCGAGGCAAAGCTCCGGCAAGAGATCCAACAGCTCCTCGACGGCAACTTCGGCAGCCAGGCGCGCCACCGTACTTTCGTGTCCTGGCGGCGGTTTATTCACCACGACGTCGACAACAGGAACGGCCTCCCGGCGAATCTCCGGTCGCCGTTGTTCTACCGATACTGGCTGGACTTCCGGCGAGTGCTCCATGACTGGTCCCGGAAGCGCCGGTTCCAGCCCGGAATCATGTCGGAGCTGACCCGGTCGGTGAAGATTCCCCTCGACCGGTACAACAacgcggcggcggcggcgggtTCCGGTGAGAAAAGGTACTCTTCTTGTGCTGTTGTTGGTAACAGTGGAATTTTGCTTAACAGTAACCATGGTTCCTTGATTGATGCACATGAAGTTGTGATGAGGTTGAACAATGCAAGGGTTGAAAATTATGAGTACAAGGTTGGGAAGAAAACCAGCATTTCGTTTGTGAATAGCAACATCTTGCACTTGTGTGCAAGAAGAGCAGGGTGTTTTTGTCACCCTTATGGTCCAAATGTGCCTATTGTCATGTACATTTGCCAAGCCATGCATTTCTTGGATTACACTGTGTGCAATGGATCACACAGGGCGCCGTTGTTGGTGACCGATCCGCAGTTCGACGTGTTGTGTGCTAGGATTGTGAAGTACTATTCATTGAAGAGGTTTGTGGAGGGGACAGGGAAGGGTTTGGAGCAATGGGGTTCTGCTCATGATGGGGCTCTTTTCCATTACTCATCTGGGATGCAGGCTGTGATGTTGGCTTTGGGAATCTGTGATAGAGTTAGCATATTTGGGTTCGGGAAATCGAATTCGGCTAAGCACCATTATCACACTAACCAGAAGGTTGAGCTTCACTTGCATGATTATGAGGCTGAGTATGAGTTTTACCGGGACCTTGTAGATGGAAACAAGCCTATTCCATTTCTCTCGGACAAGTTCAAGATTCCACCTGTTGTCATGTATCATTGA